From one Streptomyces sp. NBC_01478 genomic stretch:
- a CDS encoding 4-(cytidine 5'-diphospho)-2-C-methyl-D-erythritol kinase — MSVTVRVPAKVNVQLAVGAARADGFHDLANVFLAVGLYDEVTVTPADELRVTCTGPDADQVPLDRTNLAARAAVALAERYGRSPAVHIHIAKDIPVAGGMAGGSADGAGALVACDALWGTGASRAELLDICAELGSDVPFSLVGGAALGIGRGEKLTVLEAGGTFHWVFAMAERGLSTPAVFREFDRLGEGTDIPEPIASRPLLDALAKGDPDALAAAVSNDLQPAALSLFPELADTLAAGRTAGALAALVSGSGPTTAFLVRDAGSAAKVAEALTSSGTCRTVRTTTAPAAGATVLDRPSREVHESPA, encoded by the coding sequence GTGAGCGTGACGGTCCGCGTCCCCGCCAAGGTCAACGTCCAGCTCGCGGTGGGTGCCGCGCGCGCGGACGGGTTTCACGACCTGGCCAACGTCTTCCTCGCGGTCGGCCTGTACGACGAGGTCACCGTGACCCCCGCCGACGAACTCCGCGTCACCTGCACGGGCCCGGACGCGGACCAAGTCCCCCTGGACCGTACGAACTTGGCGGCCCGGGCAGCCGTGGCGCTTGCCGAGCGGTACGGCCGTAGCCCCGCCGTGCACATCCACATCGCGAAGGACATCCCCGTCGCCGGCGGCATGGCGGGCGGCAGTGCGGACGGCGCGGGCGCGCTCGTGGCGTGCGACGCGTTGTGGGGGACCGGGGCCTCGCGGGCCGAACTGCTCGACATCTGCGCGGAGTTGGGCAGCGATGTGCCGTTCAGCCTGGTGGGCGGGGCGGCGCTCGGCATCGGGCGGGGGGAGAAGCTGACGGTCCTGGAGGCCGGGGGCACCTTCCACTGGGTGTTCGCGATGGCCGAGCGCGGGCTGTCCACCCCCGCCGTCTTCCGGGAGTTCGACCGGTTGGGGGAGGGCACCGACATCCCCGAGCCGATCGCCTCCCGGCCACTCCTCGACGCGCTCGCGAAGGGCGACCCGGACGCGCTCGCCGCCGCCGTCTCCAACGACCTTCAGCCGGCGGCACTTTCCCTCTTCCCGGAACTGGCCGACACCCTCGCCGCGGGCCGCACCGCGGGCGCGCTGGCCGCGCTGGTCTCCGGCTCGGGCCCGACGACCGCGTTCCTCGTCCGCGACGCCGGGTCGGCGGCGAAGGTGGCCGAGGCGCTCACGTCGTCCGGGACCTGCCGGACGGTCCGTACGACGACGGCCCCGGCGGCCGGCGCGACCGTGCTCGACCGACCTTCACGCGAGGTTCACGAATCACCCGCCTGA
- the rsmA gene encoding 16S rRNA (adenine(1518)-N(6)/adenine(1519)-N(6))-dimethyltransferase RsmA has translation MSSNPDALLGPAEVRELAAALGVRPTKQRGQNFVIDANTVRRIVRTADVRPDDVVVEVGPGLGSLTLALLEVADRVTAVEIDDVLASALPATVAARMPERADRFTLVHSDAMQVTELPGPPPTALVANLPYNVAVPVLLHMLEHFPSIERTLVMVQAEVADRLAAPPGSKVYGVPSVKANWYAEVKRAGSIGRTVFWPAPNVDSGLVSLTRRPEPLKTTADRREVFAVVDAAFAQRRKTLRAALAGWAGSAAAAETALVAAGVSPQARGESLTVEEFTRIAEHKVEHKADHETEHKADHKESE, from the coding sequence GTGAGCAGCAACCCCGACGCCCTCCTGGGCCCCGCCGAAGTCCGTGAACTCGCGGCAGCCCTGGGCGTACGCCCCACCAAACAACGCGGCCAGAACTTCGTGATCGACGCGAACACGGTCCGCCGCATCGTCCGCACCGCGGACGTCCGCCCCGACGACGTGGTCGTGGAGGTGGGTCCCGGCCTGGGCTCACTCACCCTCGCCCTGCTCGAAGTGGCCGACCGCGTCACGGCCGTGGAGATCGACGACGTCCTCGCGAGCGCACTGCCCGCGACGGTCGCGGCCCGCATGCCGGAGCGGGCGGACCGCTTCACGCTGGTGCACTCGGACGCGATGCAGGTGACGGAACTGCCCGGCCCGCCCCCCACCGCACTGGTCGCCAACCTCCCGTACAACGTGGCCGTACCGGTCCTGCTGCACATGCTGGAGCACTTCCCGAGCATCGAGCGCACGCTGGTGATGGTCCAGGCGGAGGTCGCCGACCGGCTGGCCGCGCCGCCCGGTTCGAAGGTGTACGGCGTCCCGTCCGTGAAGGCGAACTGGTACGCCGAGGTCAAGCGGGCCGGTTCCATCGGCCGTACCGTCTTCTGGCCCGCCCCGAACGTCGACAGCGGACTCGTGTCGCTCACCCGCCGACCGGAACCCCTGAAGACCACCGCCGACCGCCGCGAGGTCTTCGCCGTGGTGGACGCGGCCTTCGCCCAGCGCCGCAAGACCCTGCGGGCGGCACTCGCGGGCTGGGCGGGGTCCGCCGCGGCGGCGGAGACGGCACTGGTGGCGGCCGGGGTGTCGCCCCAGGCACGCGGCGAGTCGCTGACGGTGGAGGAGTTCACACGGATCGCCGAGCACAAGGTCGAGCACAAGGCTGATCACGAGACTGAGCACAAGGCTGATCACAAGGAGTCCGAGTAA
- a CDS encoding ubiquitin-like domain-containing protein, translating to MYTDGHTNGPTDGHTEVYEDTYRPAYEAPEPVFPRQTVTAAPGRADRRRRAERPGSTASTMRRLVPQALVVAFLAGGTTAFVAEDKAIELSVDGKPRTLHTFADDVTELLAQQGVEVGAHDVVAPGRDAPLASGDEVAVRYGRPVRLTIDGQRREVWTTARTVDGALEQLGVRAEGAYLSISRSQPIGRAGLALDVRTERTVTIMADGRARTIRTNAATVGEAVGEAGIGLHGEDTTSVPQDSFPRDGQTITVLRVTGTREVREEAIPFKVERTDDPTLFKGTEVVERAGRPGLRRVTYALRTVNGVKEKPRRIDDELVREPSPQLVKVGTKPMPTSVQGADHLNWHGLATCESGGRPGAVDPSGTYGGLYQFDTHTWHSLGGSGRPQDASAEEQTLRAKRLYVRRGASPWPHCGTRLHG from the coding sequence GTGTACACCGACGGGCACACCAACGGGCCCACTGACGGGCACACCGAGGTGTACGAGGACACGTACCGCCCCGCCTACGAGGCGCCGGAGCCCGTGTTCCCGCGTCAGACGGTGACGGCGGCGCCGGGCCGGGCGGACCGCAGACGAAGAGCCGAGCGCCCCGGCTCGACGGCGTCCACCATGCGGCGACTGGTGCCGCAGGCGCTGGTGGTCGCGTTCCTCGCCGGCGGCACCACCGCGTTCGTCGCCGAGGACAAGGCGATCGAGCTGAGCGTCGACGGCAAGCCGCGCACCCTGCACACCTTCGCCGACGACGTCACCGAACTCCTCGCCCAGCAGGGTGTGGAGGTCGGCGCGCACGACGTGGTGGCCCCCGGCCGCGACGCGCCGCTCGCCAGCGGCGACGAGGTCGCGGTGCGCTACGGCCGCCCCGTGCGGCTCACCATCGACGGGCAACGCCGTGAGGTGTGGACCACGGCCCGCACGGTCGACGGCGCCCTCGAACAGCTCGGGGTGCGGGCGGAGGGCGCGTACCTCTCGATCTCCCGCTCGCAGCCCATCGGCCGCGCCGGACTCGCCCTCGACGTGCGCACCGAACGCACCGTCACGATCATGGCCGACGGCCGCGCCCGCACGATCCGCACCAACGCGGCGACGGTCGGCGAGGCGGTCGGCGAGGCCGGCATCGGCCTGCACGGCGAGGACACCACCTCGGTCCCGCAGGACAGCTTCCCGCGCGACGGCCAGACGATCACGGTCCTGCGGGTCACCGGCACGCGGGAGGTCCGTGAGGAGGCGATCCCCTTCAAGGTCGAACGCACCGACGACCCCACCCTCTTCAAGGGCACCGAGGTCGTCGAACGGGCCGGCCGCCCGGGCCTGCGCCGGGTCACCTACGCCCTCCGCACGGTCAACGGCGTCAAGGAGAAGCCGCGCCGCATCGACGACGAACTCGTCCGCGAACCCAGCCCCCAACTGGTCAAGGTCGGCACCAAACCGATGCCCACGTCGGTACAGGGCGCCGACCACCTCAACTGGCACGGCCTGGCGACCTGCGAGTCCGGCGGCCGCCCCGGAGCCGTGGACCCCTCCGGCACCTACGGCGGCCTCTACCAGTTCGACACCCACACCTGGCACAGCCTCGGCGGCTCCGGCCGCCCCCAGGACGCGAGCGCGGAAGAACAGACCCTCCGAGCGAAGAGGCTGTACGTGCGACGGGGCGCGAGCCCGTGGCCGCACTGCGGGACTCGTCTACACGGTTGA
- a CDS encoding TatD family hydrolase, producing the protein MPSSSGSEKNAAPPLPEPLRVPVADSHTHLDMQSGTVDEALAKAASVGVTTLVQVGCDVKGSRWAAETAARYDAVHATVALHPNEAPRIVHGDPDGWSRQGARTPGGNAALDEALAEIDRLAGLPQVKGVGETGLDYFRTGPEGKAAQELSFRAHIEIAKRHGKALVIHDRDAHADVLRVLKEEGAPERTVFHCYSGDAEMAELCAGAGYFMSFAGTVTFKNAQNLRDALAVAPLELVLVETDAPFLTPAPYRGRPNAPYLIPVTVRAMAAVRGIDEDALATALAANTARAFGY; encoded by the coding sequence ATGCCTTCCTCCAGCGGCAGCGAGAAGAACGCTGCACCGCCGCTCCCGGAGCCCCTGCGGGTGCCCGTCGCCGACTCCCACACCCACCTCGACATGCAGTCCGGCACGGTGGACGAGGCGCTCGCCAAGGCCGCGTCGGTCGGTGTCACGACCCTCGTGCAGGTCGGCTGCGACGTGAAGGGCTCCCGCTGGGCCGCCGAGACGGCCGCCCGGTACGACGCGGTCCACGCGACGGTCGCCCTGCACCCGAACGAAGCCCCGCGCATAGTCCACGGCGACCCCGACGGCTGGTCCCGGCAGGGCGCGCGGACACCCGGCGGGAACGCGGCCCTCGACGAGGCCCTCGCGGAGATCGACCGGCTGGCCGGCCTCCCCCAGGTCAAGGGCGTCGGCGAGACCGGCCTCGACTACTTCCGCACCGGACCCGAGGGCAAGGCCGCGCAGGAACTCTCCTTCCGCGCGCACATCGAGATCGCCAAGCGGCACGGCAAGGCCCTGGTCATCCACGACCGCGACGCCCACGCCGACGTCCTGCGCGTCCTCAAGGAGGAGGGCGCCCCCGAGCGGACCGTCTTCCACTGCTACTCCGGCGACGCCGAGATGGCCGAACTCTGCGCCGGCGCCGGGTACTTCATGTCCTTCGCCGGCACCGTCACCTTCAAGAACGCCCAGAACCTGCGGGACGCGCTGGCCGTGGCCCCCCTGGAGTTGGTCCTGGTCGAGACCGACGCCCCCTTCCTCACCCCCGCCCCGTACCGCGGACGGCCCAACGCCCCGTATCTCATTCCGGTCACGGTGCGGGCGATGGCGGCCGTCCGGGGCATCGACGAGGACGCGCTGGCGACGGCACTGGCGGCGAACACGGCCCGGGCCTTCGGGTATTGA
- the rsmI gene encoding 16S rRNA (cytidine(1402)-2'-O)-methyltransferase has protein sequence MTVAPGTLVLAGTPIGDIADAPPRLAEELAGADVVAAEDTRRLRRLTQALGVQPKGRVVSYFEGNEAARTPELVEALLGGSRVLLVTDAGMPSVSDPGYRLVAAAVERDIKVTAVPGPSAVLTALALSGLPVDRFCFEGFLPRKAGERLSKLREVAGERRTLVYFEAPHRLDDTLAAMAEVFGAERRAAVCRELTKTYEEIKRGPVGELAEWAAEGVRGEITVVVEGAPEKTEELGADELVRRVRVREEAGERRKEAIAAVAVEAGVPKREVFDAVVAAKSAQKPA, from the coding sequence GTGACAGTTGCTCCCGGAACTCTGGTCCTTGCCGGCACCCCCATCGGCGACATCGCGGACGCCCCGCCGCGGCTCGCCGAGGAGTTGGCGGGTGCCGATGTGGTCGCCGCCGAGGACACCCGGCGGCTGCGGCGGCTCACCCAGGCGCTCGGGGTGCAGCCCAAGGGGCGGGTCGTGTCGTACTTCGAGGGCAACGAGGCGGCGCGGACACCGGAGTTGGTCGAGGCGCTGCTCGGCGGCTCGCGCGTGCTGCTCGTGACCGACGCGGGGATGCCGTCCGTGTCGGACCCGGGGTACCGGCTGGTCGCCGCCGCCGTGGAGCGGGACATCAAGGTCACCGCCGTACCGGGGCCGTCCGCCGTGCTCACCGCGCTCGCGCTGTCGGGGCTGCCGGTGGACCGGTTCTGTTTCGAGGGGTTCCTGCCGAGAAAGGCCGGCGAACGCCTGTCGAAGCTGCGCGAGGTGGCCGGCGAGCGGCGGACCCTCGTCTACTTCGAGGCCCCGCACCGGCTCGACGACACCCTCGCCGCGATGGCCGAGGTCTTCGGCGCCGAGCGGCGGGCCGCCGTCTGCCGGGAGCTGACGAAGACGTACGAGGAGATCAAGCGCGGCCCCGTCGGCGAGCTGGCCGAGTGGGCCGCGGAAGGCGTGCGCGGCGAGATCACCGTCGTGGTGGAAGGGGCGCCGGAGAAGACCGAGGAACTCGGCGCCGACGAGCTGGTACGGCGGGTGCGGGTGCGCGAGGAGGCGGGGGAGCGGCGTAAAGAGGCGATCGCCGCGGTGGCTGTCGAGGCAGGCGTTCCCAAGCGCGAGGTGTTCGATGCCGTGGTGGCGGCGAAGAGTGCGCAAAAACCGGCCTGA
- a CDS encoding dolichyl-phosphate-mannose--protein mannosyltransferase: MTSTASSTDIRQGQAPQDRRPSWQQRLRRFGYTAGPRSDVRDRLVPPYAEPSPRLWAALGFSPALVDRINRWSGWGGPLLVTLMAGVMRFYHLGSPKAVIFDETYYAKDAWALVHRGFEVNWDKNANDLILQNNGHIPIPTDAAYVVHPPVGKYVIGIGELIFGFNPFGWRFMTALLGTLAILMLCRIGRRLFRSTFLGCVAGVMMSLDGLAFVMARTSLLDGVLMFFVVAAFGCLLLDRDRARAKLAAALPVDSDGRARPDADIANTLFLGLRPWRWAAGLLLGLAIGTKWNGLYVTAAFVLLTLFWDFGTRKVAGASRPYVAALRYDSFLVVISMGLVPVVVYLTSWIGWILSPANGTGGYFRNWAATDGKGGFWSHFMPDWARSLWHYEHEVYEFNIGLHSPHTYMSNPWSWLVDGRPVSYFYESPSPGSDGCPASAGEKCAREVLAIGTPMLWWAACFALLYVLWRWAFRRDWRAGAIACGVAAGYLPWFLYQDRTIFFFYSIVFLPFLCLAVAMLIGAVIGPPGSSDTRRVTGAVGAGVLVLLITWNFIYFWPLYTGTAIPIDQWRSRMWLDTWV, encoded by the coding sequence GTGACCAGTACCGCGTCCTCCACGGACATCCGGCAAGGGCAGGCCCCGCAAGACCGGCGGCCGTCGTGGCAGCAGCGGCTGCGCCGATTCGGCTACACGGCGGGGCCCAGAAGCGACGTACGCGACCGGCTGGTGCCGCCGTACGCGGAGCCCAGCCCGCGGCTGTGGGCGGCGCTCGGCTTCTCGCCGGCGCTCGTCGACCGCATCAACCGCTGGTCGGGCTGGGGCGGTCCGCTGCTGGTCACGCTCATGGCGGGCGTCATGCGCTTCTACCACCTGGGCAGCCCGAAGGCGGTGATATTCGACGAGACGTACTACGCGAAGGACGCGTGGGCGCTGGTCCACCGCGGCTTCGAGGTCAACTGGGACAAGAACGCCAACGACCTCATCCTCCAGAACAACGGTCACATCCCCATCCCGACGGACGCGGCCTACGTCGTGCACCCGCCGGTCGGCAAGTACGTCATCGGCATCGGCGAGCTGATCTTCGGCTTCAACCCCTTCGGCTGGCGCTTCATGACGGCGCTGCTGGGCACGCTGGCGATCCTGATGCTGTGCCGCATCGGCCGCCGCCTGTTCCGCTCCACGTTCCTGGGCTGTGTCGCGGGCGTCATGATGTCGCTCGACGGCCTGGCCTTCGTGATGGCCCGCACCTCGCTGCTCGACGGCGTGCTGATGTTCTTCGTGGTGGCCGCGTTCGGCTGCCTGCTGCTGGACAGGGACAGGGCCCGGGCGAAACTCGCGGCCGCCCTACCCGTCGACTCCGACGGCCGGGCCCGCCCCGACGCCGACATCGCCAACACGCTCTTCCTCGGCCTGCGCCCCTGGCGCTGGGCGGCCGGCCTGCTGCTCGGCCTCGCGATCGGCACCAAGTGGAACGGCCTCTACGTCACGGCCGCCTTCGTCCTGCTGACCCTGTTCTGGGACTTCGGCACCCGCAAGGTCGCGGGCGCGAGCAGGCCGTACGTGGCCGCCCTGCGCTACGACTCCTTCCTCGTCGTCATCTCCATGGGCCTCGTCCCCGTCGTCGTCTACCTGACCTCCTGGATCGGCTGGATCCTCTCGCCCGCCAACGGCACCGGCGGCTACTTCCGCAACTGGGCGGCGACCGACGGCAAGGGCGGCTTCTGGAGCCACTTCATGCCGGACTGGGCGCGCAGCCTGTGGCACTACGAGCACGAGGTCTACGAGTTCAACATCGGCCTGCACTCGCCGCACACGTACATGTCCAACCCCTGGAGCTGGCTCGTCGACGGCCGCCCGGTCTCGTACTTCTACGAGTCCCCCTCCCCCGGCTCGGACGGCTGCCCGGCGAGCGCGGGCGAGAAGTGCGCCCGCGAGGTCCTCGCCATCGGCACCCCGATGCTGTGGTGGGCGGCCTGCTTCGCGCTGCTGTACGTCCTGTGGCGCTGGGCGTTCCGCCGCGACTGGCGCGCGGGCGCGATCGCCTGCGGTGTCGCGGCCGGCTACCTGCCCTGGTTCCTGTACCAGGACCGCACGATCTTCTTCTTCTACTCCATCGTCTTCCTCCCGTTCCTCTGCCTCGCGGTCGCGATGCTGATCGGCGCGGTCATCGGCCCACCGGGCTCCAGCGACACCCGCCGGGTCACCGGCGCGGTGGGCGCGGGCGTGCTGGTCCTGCTGATCACGTGGAACTTCATCTACTTCTGGCCCCTGTACACGGGCACGGCCATCCCCATCGACCAGTGGCGGTCGCGGATGTGGCTGGACACCTGGGTTTGA
- a CDS encoding calcium-binding protein, producing the protein MLFRLGGHRVFRVAVVLILLLVLAVVVRIALHQGPEPYKGPPATAVMDGKIVYTAAPGQANHVTVTESWGSSKLILTYLINDVVPIKASKKHCSHPDADDRTKVLCTVEIDEMETDPSLRLSLRLGDGDDTAVVHNRTSGFILAYNEIWLGAGDDTWTGTEREAQNVYGEDGDDTLTTGKGSAFGGRGDDTLYVDAFGHGGAGDDVLHGDRGEQFLYGDEGDDRLYGGWGDDQLYGGPGTDVLVGGLGKNTVKQDD; encoded by the coding sequence ATGCTCTTTCGACTCGGCGGACACCGGGTGTTCCGCGTTGCGGTGGTGCTGATCCTGCTGCTGGTGCTCGCGGTCGTCGTACGGATCGCTCTGCACCAGGGGCCCGAACCGTACAAGGGGCCGCCGGCCACCGCCGTCATGGACGGCAAGATCGTCTACACCGCCGCACCGGGCCAGGCCAACCACGTGACCGTCACCGAGTCATGGGGCAGCAGCAAACTGATTCTCACGTACCTGATCAACGACGTGGTCCCGATCAAGGCCTCGAAGAAGCACTGCTCCCACCCCGACGCCGACGACCGCACCAAGGTCCTCTGCACGGTGGAGATCGACGAGATGGAGACCGACCCCTCCCTCAGGCTCTCGCTGCGGCTCGGCGACGGCGACGACACCGCCGTCGTCCACAACCGCACCTCCGGCTTCATCCTCGCCTACAACGAGATCTGGCTCGGCGCCGGCGACGACACCTGGACCGGCACCGAGCGCGAGGCCCAGAACGTCTACGGCGAGGACGGCGACGACACCCTCACGACCGGCAAGGGCAGCGCCTTCGGCGGCCGGGGCGACGACACCCTCTACGTCGACGCCTTCGGCCACGGCGGCGCCGGCGACGACGTCCTCCACGGCGACCGGGGCGAGCAGTTCCTGTACGGCGACGAGGGCGACGACCGGCTCTACGGCGGCTGGGGCGACGACCAGTTGTACGGCGGCCCCGGCACGGACGTACTGGTCGGCGGGCTCGGCAAGAACACCGTCAAGCAGGACGACTGA
- a CDS encoding glycosyl hydrolase family 28-related protein: MNGSRRSVLRSAVGLGTVGGLAAVATVAPAADAAAATGATGWINVTDSPYGAAGNGSADDTTAIQSALTACAPGGVVYLPPGTYATSAPLTIPPQVTLRGDHGAHIDTMQKPTLRPLAGFTGAAVILLVDKATGGYSAVSNEQRVEKITIDCSNLTGSTVDGIQAQGYVHGVYVTDVSVHAAPSHGLTVASNSSGTPYSWRATRLHVKDPGGIGINASMTDALWTDCEVIGAGKHGWYIAGAANSVFLGCRSEWSALDGYNLGGTGTGQGSGGPAFIGCTTDRNAHNGFAVPSTGNGPISLTGCTLRRDGAASASGGYAAVKVDGATAPVVITGLTVYPGTDDDGGGNNSPQYGLSVTDSTSVSCGASLLHAAGAGFHDGGGNTDVLRGLDVQERTGTTAAPVTAAPGIRVHGTNGGSLDVPEHVVGIPHPREHGLIAWTDDPGRVSSGKAGAAGTLYLAALYVPRPVTATKLLWGINTAGVSPVAGQNFVGLYNSSGARLASVGVDARVTSTGPFTETISADLAPGLHWVAFLLSAATMPAVYRGADLNATLLNINLAATPALFRHATNGTALTALPAAVTPSANKVAQYSYWAAVG, translated from the coding sequence ATGAACGGTTCACGACGCTCCGTGCTCAGATCCGCCGTCGGCCTCGGCACCGTCGGCGGCCTCGCCGCCGTGGCCACCGTCGCCCCGGCGGCGGACGCCGCCGCCGCGACCGGAGCGACCGGCTGGATCAACGTCACGGACAGCCCGTACGGCGCCGCGGGCAACGGCAGCGCGGACGACACCACCGCGATCCAGTCGGCCCTCACCGCCTGCGCGCCGGGCGGCGTCGTCTACCTCCCGCCGGGGACGTACGCCACGTCGGCGCCGCTGACGATCCCGCCGCAGGTCACCTTGCGCGGCGACCACGGGGCGCACATCGACACGATGCAGAAGCCCACCCTCAGGCCGCTGGCCGGCTTCACCGGTGCCGCGGTGATCCTCCTCGTCGACAAGGCCACCGGCGGCTACTCCGCCGTCAGCAACGAACAGCGCGTCGAGAAGATCACGATCGACTGCTCGAACCTCACCGGCTCCACCGTCGACGGCATCCAGGCGCAGGGATACGTCCACGGTGTCTACGTGACGGACGTCAGCGTCCACGCGGCCCCTTCGCACGGCCTGACCGTGGCCTCCAACTCCTCCGGCACCCCGTACTCGTGGCGCGCCACCCGCCTGCACGTCAAGGACCCGGGCGGCATCGGCATCAACGCGAGCATGACCGACGCGCTGTGGACCGACTGCGAGGTGATCGGCGCCGGCAAGCACGGCTGGTACATCGCGGGTGCGGCCAACTCGGTCTTCCTCGGCTGCCGTTCGGAGTGGTCCGCGCTCGACGGCTACAACCTGGGCGGCACCGGCACCGGCCAGGGCTCCGGAGGCCCGGCCTTCATCGGCTGCACGACCGACCGCAACGCCCACAACGGCTTCGCCGTCCCCTCCACCGGCAACGGCCCGATCAGCCTCACCGGTTGCACCCTGCGCCGCGACGGCGCCGCCTCGGCCTCCGGCGGTTACGCCGCCGTCAAGGTCGACGGCGCGACCGCCCCCGTCGTCATCACCGGCCTCACCGTGTACCCCGGCACCGACGACGACGGCGGCGGCAACAACAGCCCCCAGTACGGGCTTTCGGTCACCGACAGCACCTCGGTCTCCTGCGGCGCGTCCCTCCTGCACGCCGCCGGCGCCGGGTTCCACGACGGCGGCGGCAACACCGACGTCCTGCGGGGCCTCGACGTCCAGGAGCGCACCGGCACCACGGCCGCCCCGGTCACCGCAGCCCCGGGGATCCGGGTCCACGGCACGAACGGCGGCTCCCTCGACGTCCCCGAACACGTCGTCGGCATCCCCCACCCCCGCGAACACGGCCTCATCGCCTGGACCGACGACCCCGGCCGCGTCTCCAGCGGCAAGGCGGGCGCCGCGGGGACCCTCTATCTGGCGGCCCTGTACGTGCCCCGCCCGGTGACCGCCACCAAGCTCCTCTGGGGCATCAACACGGCAGGCGTCTCACCGGTCGCCGGTCAGAACTTCGTCGGCCTCTACAACTCCTCCGGCGCCCGCCTCGCCTCCGTCGGCGTCGACGCCCGTGTCACCTCCACCGGCCCCTTCACCGAGACGATCTCCGCCGACCTCGCCCCCGGCCTGCACTGGGTCGCCTTCCTCCTCAGCGCCGCCACCATGCCCGCCGTCTACCGCGGCGCCGACCTCAACGCCACCCTCCTCAACATCAACCTCGCCGCCACCCCGGCCCTCTTCCGCCACGCCACCAACGGCACCGCGCTCACCGCCCTCCCCGCCGCCGTCACCCCCTCGGCCAACAAGGTCGCCCAGTACTCCTACTGGGCCGCCGTCGGCTGA